Proteins from a genomic interval of Cupriavidus sp. WKF15:
- a CDS encoding RES family NAD+ phosphorylase, producing the protein MSGTGAKVSGGRWNRKGNAVAYTSTNIALACLETVVHLIDDGLPLNRYLVRIEVPDEVWDGRLTFKPAVGWDAEPAGKVSLDAGDEWLALGKSALLVVPSVIVPEETNVLINPGHPDARKIKATKIRKWLYDARL; encoded by the coding sequence CTGAGCGGCACCGGGGCCAAGGTCTCGGGCGGACGGTGGAATCGCAAGGGCAATGCCGTGGCATACACGTCGACCAATATCGCGCTGGCATGCCTCGAGACCGTTGTGCATCTGATCGATGACGGTCTCCCGCTCAACCGCTATCTGGTGCGGATCGAGGTGCCGGATGAAGTGTGGGATGGGCGCCTGACGTTCAAGCCGGCCGTAGGCTGGGATGCGGAACCCGCTGGCAAGGTGAGCCTCGACGCCGGGGACGAGTGGCTTGCCCTGGGGAAGAGCGCATTGTTGGTGGTCCCGTCGGTAATCGTCCCGGAAGAAACGAACGTGCTCATCAACCCCGGCCACCCGGACGCCAGGAAGATCAAGGCCACGAAGATTCGGAAGTGGCTGTACGACGCACGGCTTTAG
- a CDS encoding GTP cyclohydrolase: protein MSQNNAIYKGFRVSARVRHAPGAVLGGDLVQPRFLATVTITQVSTGMGSRRRLPPMIQHFASAPHAAIALALSSARDAIDGMSTSVKAR, encoded by the coding sequence ATGTCTCAGAACAACGCAATCTACAAAGGCTTCAGGGTATCTGCAAGGGTGCGTCACGCCCCCGGTGCGGTCCTCGGCGGCGACCTGGTTCAGCCGCGCTTCCTCGCTACCGTAACGATCACGCAGGTGAGTACAGGAATGGGATCCCGCAGACGGCTGCCACCCATGATCCAGCATTTTGCCAGCGCCCCGCATGCTGCCATCGCGCTGGCCTTGTCATCAGCCAGGGACGCGATCGACGGCATGTCCACCTCCGTCAAGGCGAGGTAG
- a CDS encoding panthothenate synthetase: MRMLLNIRIPHEPFNAFVREGTIGEVMARILEETKPEAAYFTEQNGTRGAILVVNLDEPSQIPALAEPWFLMFNADCEFRVVMAPEDLKKAGLENLGSKWK; the protein is encoded by the coding sequence ATGCGCATGCTTCTCAACATACGAATTCCCCACGAGCCATTTAATGCCTTCGTGCGCGAAGGCACCATTGGGGAAGTGATGGCGAGGATACTAGAAGAAACAAAGCCGGAAGCCGCCTATTTCACCGAGCAAAACGGAACACGCGGAGCCATCCTCGTCGTCAACCTCGATGAGCCGTCGCAGATTCCTGCGCTCGCAGAGCCGTGGTTTCTAATGTTCAACGCCGACTGCGAGTTTCGCGTAGTGATGGCTCCGGAAGACCTGAAGAAAGCCGGGTTAGAGAATCTCGGATCGAAGTGGAAATAG
- a CDS encoding amino acid dehydrogenase, whose protein sequence is MEKKLNDRTHAAAVRLFGTGEGLSHERVTLATDPQSGLQAIIAIYNTRLGPAFGGCRYWAYSAETEALSDALRLSQGMAYKNALAGLPFGGGKAVILRSPAQTDRQQLFRAFGRMVESLRGSYITAEDVGTTVDDMRAVQAETGYVSGMPRDGGFGGNPSPWTAYGVFVGIQAAAQYRLDRKSLAGLSVAVQGLGSVGWELCRRLHEAGATLTVADIDAGRTTQAQQQFGARVVSPEAITGADVDVFAPCALGAVITPAVAESCRFQIIAGGANNQLASLAEGDTLHRRGIFYAPDFLINAGGIVSCAREYLGGVDDSALRDEVAGIRDRVLRLAQRVESTGEAPAREAVKWAHEVLSHGIGLN, encoded by the coding sequence ATGGAGAAGAAGTTGAACGATCGTACCCACGCAGCCGCTGTCCGCCTGTTCGGCACCGGCGAAGGCCTGTCCCACGAGCGCGTGACGCTCGCCACGGATCCGCAATCCGGCCTGCAGGCCATCATCGCCATCTACAACACGAGGCTGGGCCCCGCCTTCGGCGGCTGCCGGTACTGGGCCTATTCCGCCGAGACCGAGGCGCTGTCCGACGCCCTGCGCCTGTCGCAGGGCATGGCCTACAAGAACGCGCTCGCCGGGCTGCCGTTCGGCGGCGGCAAGGCCGTGATCCTGCGCTCGCCGGCGCAGACGGACCGCCAGCAGCTCTTCCGCGCATTCGGCCGCATGGTGGAGTCGCTGCGAGGCAGCTATATCACGGCTGAAGATGTGGGCACGACGGTGGACGACATGCGCGCTGTCCAGGCCGAGACCGGCTACGTCAGCGGCATGCCGCGCGACGGCGGATTCGGTGGCAACCCCTCGCCGTGGACGGCTTACGGCGTGTTCGTCGGTATTCAGGCGGCGGCGCAGTACCGCCTGGACCGCAAGTCGCTCGCGGGGCTGTCCGTGGCCGTCCAGGGACTGGGCTCGGTAGGCTGGGAACTCTGCCGCCGCCTCCATGAGGCGGGCGCGACCTTGACCGTGGCGGATATTGACGCCGGGCGCACGACGCAGGCGCAACAGCAATTTGGCGCACGCGTCGTATCGCCGGAAGCCATCACGGGCGCGGATGTCGACGTATTTGCTCCTTGTGCGCTGGGTGCCGTCATCACCCCGGCCGTGGCCGAAAGCTGCCGCTTCCAGATCATCGCCGGCGGCGCAAACAACCAGCTCGCTTCACTGGCCGAAGGTGACACCCTGCATCGGCGCGGCATCTTCTACGCGCCCGATTTCCTCATCAATGCCGGTGGCATCGTAAGTTGCGCCCGGGAATACCTCGGCGGCGTCGACGATTCAGCCCTTCGCGACGAAGTGGCTGGTATCCGCGACCGGGTGCTCAGGCTCGCGCAACGCGTAGAGTCGACGGGCGAGGCGCCGGCACGCGAGGCGGTGAAGTGGGCGCACGAGGTGTTGTCGCACGGCATCGGCTTGAACTGA
- a CDS encoding septal ring lytic transglycosylase RlpA family protein — MLQSGEASWYSATFQGHSTANGERYDGGALTAAHRTLPLGSYVRVRSLATGKSVVVRINDRGPYVKGRIIDLSYAAAEALGLPDARSMRVQIER; from the coding sequence ATGTTGCAATCCGGTGAGGCGTCGTGGTATTCGGCAACGTTCCAGGGGCATTCGACCGCAAACGGTGAACGCTACGATGGCGGCGCATTGACTGCCGCCCATCGAACATTGCCGCTCGGCAGCTATGTGCGCGTCAGATCGTTGGCTACCGGAAAGTCGGTTGTGGTTCGCATCAACGATCGTGGACCATACGTCAAAGGCCGGATTATCGATCTCTCTTACGCTGCGGCGGAAGCCTTGGGTTTGCCAGACGCGCGGTCGATGCGCGTGCAGATTGAACGTTGA
- a CDS encoding transglutaminase family protein: MNRLRYSVNLSYEILDPTGDFLLIVEAAKTARQSVVSERLALTPPVEADRYTDPLCNRLLRIRANKGPLAIRYEAVVDIDHRLDDGMSLTEVPVAELPFDVLSYLAPSRYCESDRMMEFAMREFGGMRPGYSRVYAIREWVRNHVRFLSRSTNERTSAIDTIVERTGVCRDFSHLMIAICRALSIPARMSSSVDYGADPAMGAPDFHAVVEVFLSGGWYLLDPSGVSIPTGLLRIGTGRDAADIPFAAIFGKVESKRPFIEIQPMADPAAGIGLPLATTSAISTW, translated from the coding sequence ATGAACCGTCTTAGGTACTCGGTGAACCTGTCCTATGAGATCCTGGATCCCACAGGAGACTTTCTGTTGATTGTCGAAGCTGCGAAGACCGCAAGACAGTCCGTTGTCTCCGAGCGTCTGGCGCTCACGCCACCGGTTGAAGCCGATCGGTACACGGATCCACTCTGCAACCGCCTGCTCAGGATACGTGCGAACAAGGGCCCGCTGGCCATCCGCTATGAAGCTGTGGTGGACATCGATCATCGCCTGGACGATGGTATGTCACTCACGGAGGTACCCGTCGCCGAACTCCCCTTCGATGTCCTTTCGTACCTCGCACCGAGCCGGTATTGCGAATCCGACCGCATGATGGAGTTCGCCATGCGCGAGTTTGGCGGCATGCGCCCCGGCTATTCGCGCGTGTATGCGATTCGGGAGTGGGTGCGCAACCATGTGCGCTTTCTTTCGCGATCCACCAATGAGCGCACCTCGGCGATCGATACGATTGTCGAGCGCACTGGCGTATGCCGGGATTTTTCCCACCTGATGATCGCGATCTGCCGCGCCCTGAGTATTCCCGCCCGTATGTCCAGCAGCGTGGACTATGGCGCGGACCCCGCCATGGGTGCGCCGGACTTTCACGCGGTGGTCGAGGTGTTCCTGTCGGGCGGATGGTACCTGCTCGACCCCTCGGGGGTATCCATTCCGACTGGCCTGCTGCGCATCGGCACCGGCCGCGATGCCGCCGACATTCCGTTTGCCGCCATATTCGGCAAGGTCGAGTCGAAGCGGCCCTTTATCGAAATCCAGCCAATGGCCGACCCGGCTGCCGGGATTGGCCTGCCGCTCGCAACGACAAGCGCCATCTCCACCTGGTAA
- a CDS encoding IclR family transcriptional regulator yields the protein MKRNAQPEQVPEGADKDTIIAVTRALQILEAFSADDASLTLSELSRRVGMGKSTVLRTARTLAQSEYLVQREDGQWRLGAAAGWLGARYQAAFRVNETVEPVLRRITYETRESAAFYVREGDTRACLVRVEGPGAVRHHVRVGERLPLTGAPGRVLRAFAGESGEPYEAIRKDGYFISMGEREPEVSSLAVPVFGINWTLAGALCISGPISRLTRDKLAEYVDLMLAAGKEVSYAISGSRDQTVRPTTWHP from the coding sequence ATGAAACGGAATGCTCAGCCGGAACAGGTGCCGGAAGGTGCGGATAAAGACACAATCATCGCGGTCACCCGTGCCTTGCAAATTCTCGAGGCCTTCTCTGCCGATGACGCTTCGTTGACCCTGTCGGAGTTGAGCCGACGGGTCGGGATGGGCAAATCGACCGTGCTGCGCACGGCGCGGACACTGGCGCAAAGCGAGTACCTGGTCCAACGCGAAGATGGCCAATGGCGCCTCGGAGCGGCCGCAGGATGGCTGGGCGCGCGCTATCAGGCTGCGTTTCGCGTGAATGAAACGGTGGAGCCCGTGCTCAGGCGAATTACCTACGAAACACGCGAAAGCGCGGCCTTTTATGTCCGGGAGGGAGACACTCGGGCCTGCCTGGTGCGAGTCGAAGGACCGGGCGCGGTGCGGCACCACGTGCGCGTCGGGGAAAGGCTTCCTCTCACCGGAGCGCCGGGCAGAGTGTTGCGGGCATTCGCAGGCGAAAGCGGCGAGCCATACGAGGCCATTCGCAAAGATGGTTATTTCATTTCAATGGGCGAACGGGAGCCTGAAGTTTCGAGCCTGGCTGTCCCGGTGTTCGGAATCAATTGGACTTTGGCCGGGGCTCTTTGCATCTCAGGGCCCATTAGTCGGCTGACGCGAGATAAGTTGGCGGAGTATGTGGATCTGATGCTGGCCGCCGGAAAGGAAGTGTCCTATGCAATTTCCGGCTCCCGGGATCAGACCGTCCGGCCTACGACATGGCATCCCTGA
- a CDS encoding (Fe-S)-binding protein, protein MKDRQYPTTAPAQVYLFATCLVDLFVPQAGLDAVRLLEREGLTVHFPRAQSCCGQPAYSSGTPDQARDVARAQLDLFGEPWPVIVPSGSCAGMMRHHWPQLFADDPVAGPKARALAERIYELTEFLLHVLKVDFSQALPGGHAAERIVLHTSCGARREMGTRAHGVAMVDALPGVTRLEHERESECCGFGGTFSLKHPDISGAMVRDKVASACATGCNRLVSADCGCLLNIGHTAAHDGAPLEVEHLASFLWRRTGGAA, encoded by the coding sequence ATGAAGGACAGGCAATACCCCACCACTGCCCCCGCGCAGGTCTACCTGTTTGCGACCTGCCTGGTCGACCTGTTCGTGCCACAGGCCGGCCTTGACGCCGTGCGGCTGCTTGAGCGCGAAGGGCTGACCGTGCACTTTCCGCGCGCGCAGAGCTGCTGCGGACAACCGGCCTACAGCAGCGGCACTCCCGACCAGGCCCGCGACGTGGCACGCGCCCAGCTGGATCTGTTCGGCGAGCCGTGGCCCGTCATCGTCCCGTCCGGCTCCTGCGCCGGCATGATGCGGCACCACTGGCCGCAGCTGTTTGCCGACGACCCCGTCGCCGGCCCCAAGGCCCGCGCGCTGGCCGAGCGTATCTACGAACTCACCGAATTCCTGCTGCACGTGCTCAAGGTCGACTTCAGCCAGGCACTGCCGGGCGGTCACGCGGCAGAGCGCATCGTGCTTCATACCTCGTGCGGCGCCCGTCGAGAAATGGGTACGCGCGCCCATGGCGTGGCGATGGTCGATGCCTTGCCCGGCGTGACGCGCTTGGAACACGAGCGTGAATCCGAATGCTGCGGCTTTGGCGGCACGTTCTCGCTCAAGCATCCGGATATCTCCGGCGCGATGGTGCGCGACAAGGTCGCTTCGGCCTGCGCCACGGGCTGCAACCGGCTGGTATCGGCCGATTGCGGCTGCCTGCTCAATATCGGCCACACGGCCGCGCATGACGGCGCGCCGCTGGAGGTCGAACACCTTGCCAGTTTCCTGTGGCGCCGTACCGGAGGTGCCGCATGA
- a CDS encoding tripartite tricarboxylate transporter substrate binding protein, protein MKIILRVLAACTMAAVPGLPAYAADTYPAKPIRLIVPFPPGGAPDTFSREIGQQLSRDLKWTIIIDNKPGAGGNLGVEAAAKASPDGYTLVFGQTSNLAINPSLYKKLPYDPAKDLTPIGLIASAPLAIVANNSSPYKNLADVLAAAKAKPGTVTFGTPGNGTVAHLAMELLQKQAGVKMQHIPYKGASQALTDVLSGQVEIYIGSVPTVMGQIKTGKLRGIAVTSAKRSPQLPNTPTVAEAGVKQFDADTWFGLLAPAGTPAPVVARLNAELNRVLQVPAVRSKIEAEGGQVLGGSTAAFAGLLQKDLARWRVVVRDSGATID, encoded by the coding sequence TTGAAGATCATCCTTCGCGTTCTGGCCGCCTGCACCATGGCTGCAGTGCCTGGCCTTCCTGCGTATGCCGCAGACACCTATCCGGCCAAGCCCATTCGCCTGATCGTTCCCTTCCCACCGGGCGGCGCGCCGGATACCTTCTCGCGCGAAATTGGCCAACAACTGAGCCGGGATCTGAAGTGGACCATCATCATCGACAACAAGCCAGGTGCTGGCGGCAATCTCGGCGTCGAGGCTGCGGCAAAAGCGTCGCCTGACGGCTACACGCTGGTATTCGGCCAGACCAGCAATCTTGCCATCAACCCGTCGTTGTACAAGAAGCTGCCGTATGACCCAGCGAAAGATCTGACGCCCATCGGCTTGATTGCCTCCGCACCTCTCGCGATTGTTGCCAACAACAGTTCACCATACAAGAACCTGGCCGACGTGCTTGCCGCCGCGAAAGCCAAGCCAGGCACGGTAACGTTCGGCACGCCGGGCAATGGTACGGTCGCACACCTCGCCATGGAACTCCTGCAGAAGCAGGCCGGTGTGAAGATGCAGCATATTCCATACAAGGGTGCATCGCAGGCTCTCACCGACGTTTTGAGTGGCCAGGTAGAAATCTATATTGGCTCCGTCCCTACGGTGATGGGTCAAATCAAGACGGGCAAGTTGCGCGGAATCGCTGTGACCTCTGCGAAGCGTTCGCCGCAATTGCCTAACACGCCCACCGTAGCGGAAGCCGGCGTGAAGCAATTTGACGCGGACACATGGTTCGGCCTGCTTGCACCCGCCGGCACCCCGGCACCCGTCGTCGCAAGACTCAACGCTGAATTGAATCGAGTACTCCAGGTCCCGGCCGTTCGTTCCAAGATCGAGGCGGAAGGCGGACAGGTCTTGGGCGGTAGTACCGCAGCATTTGCAGGCCTATTGCAAAAGGATCTTGCTCGCTGGCGAGTCGTGGTCAGAGACTCGGGCGCGACCATCGATTAA
- a CDS encoding amino acid permease: MSLFRTKDIDAMLADRHVGGLKKVLGPMDLVLMGIGAIIGTGIFVLTGTGALTAGPALTVSFVIAAMACGFAALCYAEFASAIPVSGSIYTYSYATLGEIIAWMIGWDLLLEYGLATSAVSVGWSGYFQSLAAGFGLHLPAALTAAPGAVPGVHTLFNLPAFLIMLITTWVVSCGVRESARLNNVMVAIKIAVVVLFIAVGVWHVKPANWQPFAPFGVSGIFNAAALVFFAFIGFDAVTSAAEEVRNPHRDLPVGIIGSLAVCTVLYVIVAAIMTGVVPFAKFAGIDHPVSLVLQYAGQNWVAGFVDLGAILGMTTVILVMTFGQTRVIFAMSRDGLLPAKLSSVHPLHATPFFATWTVGIVFAMIAAFVPLNVLAELINIGTLSAFTLISIAVLVLRRTRPELKRAFRCPGVPVVPLLSVGFCLFLMAHLQALTWIAFLTWLGIGLSVYFLYARRNAVLHGSAR; encoded by the coding sequence ATGAGCTTGTTCCGAACCAAAGACATTGACGCCATGCTGGCGGACCGCCACGTTGGCGGCCTGAAGAAGGTGCTGGGTCCGATGGACCTCGTGCTGATGGGCATCGGCGCCATTATCGGCACCGGCATCTTCGTGCTGACCGGCACCGGCGCTTTGACCGCCGGCCCGGCGCTGACCGTGTCTTTCGTCATTGCGGCCATGGCCTGCGGCTTCGCCGCGCTGTGCTATGCCGAGTTCGCCTCCGCCATCCCGGTGTCGGGATCGATCTATACCTATAGCTACGCGACTCTGGGCGAGATCATCGCCTGGATGATCGGCTGGGACCTTCTGCTCGAATACGGCCTGGCTACCTCGGCGGTGTCGGTGGGCTGGTCGGGATACTTCCAGTCGCTGGCGGCGGGTTTCGGCCTGCATTTACCGGCGGCGCTGACGGCAGCGCCGGGGGCGGTGCCAGGCGTGCACACCTTGTTCAACCTGCCGGCTTTCCTGATCATGTTAATCACCACTTGGGTGGTGTCCTGCGGCGTGCGGGAGTCGGCCCGACTCAATAACGTGATGGTGGCGATCAAGATTGCGGTGGTGGTGCTGTTCATCGCGGTCGGCGTCTGGCATGTCAAGCCGGCCAACTGGCAGCCATTCGCGCCGTTCGGGGTATCCGGCATCTTCAATGCGGCAGCGCTGGTTTTCTTCGCCTTCATCGGTTTCGATGCGGTGACCTCGGCCGCCGAGGAAGTGCGAAATCCGCATCGCGACCTGCCCGTGGGTATCATCGGCTCGCTGGCGGTCTGCACAGTGCTATACGTGATAGTCGCGGCGATCATGACTGGCGTCGTCCCCTTCGCCAAGTTCGCCGGCATCGACCATCCCGTGTCCCTGGTGTTGCAGTACGCAGGACAGAACTGGGTGGCCGGCTTTGTCGACCTGGGCGCTATTCTCGGCATGACCACAGTGATCCTGGTAATGACCTTTGGCCAGACTCGCGTGATCTTTGCCATGTCGCGCGACGGACTGTTGCCCGCCAAGCTGTCGTCGGTGCACCCGTTGCACGCCACGCCGTTCTTTGCCACCTGGACCGTCGGCATCGTGTTCGCGATGATCGCCGCCTTTGTGCCGCTCAATGTGCTGGCCGAGTTGATCAATATCGGCACGCTCTCCGCCTTCACGCTGATCTCGATCGCGGTGCTGGTGCTGCGCCGGACCCGTCCCGAACTGAAGAGGGCCTTCCGCTGTCCCGGCGTGCCGGTGGTTCCGCTGCTATCGGTGGGCTTCTGCCTGTTCCTGATGGCGCACCTTCAAGCGCTGACCTGGATCGCCTTCCTCACCTGGCTCGGGATCGGGCTGTCGGTCTACTTCCTGTACGCGCGCCGCAACGCGGTGCTGCACGGTAGCGCCAGGTAG
- a CDS encoding serine hydrolase, which produces MNQKFAVALFVVALANSANAAPDEDRLGKAKGYPLGTLGNFSYDESVRVGSFSALGDISGIKMNVLAPSVAPMVLSRSDSEPSIRWDVDHLKRLTIDDYLARQRIMGLLIIKDGVIQVERYQYDRQPSQRFLSNSMAKSITSLAVGFALQEGKIDSLDDLAERYAPKLAGTLYGGTTIRNLLRMSSGVRFTENYDGHDDLARFARAAQREGAEAAARLITEREAPQGTRFSYSSAETDILATVVHRATGMTLSEYLTPRLWQPIGAENSALWRADGTGMERAAGNFNATLRDYGRLGIVLANNGVRPDDPQQRQIVPREYLLDSTDSRRIPEAFRPGKATAYYGYGYQFWIFPGEKRRFALLGVYGQMILIDPELKLVMVQAAANATPKAGQTTLAKDADAFWRGVVRHYGSW; this is translated from the coding sequence ATGAACCAAAAATTTGCCGTTGCCCTGTTTGTGGTCGCGCTCGCAAACTCGGCGAACGCCGCGCCTGACGAAGACAGGCTAGGTAAAGCCAAGGGATATCCGCTCGGAACACTTGGGAATTTCTCCTACGACGAGTCCGTCAGGGTGGGCTCGTTTTCCGCGCTGGGTGACATTTCGGGCATCAAGATGAATGTGCTTGCCCCAAGCGTCGCGCCGATGGTTCTGTCGCGCAGCGACAGCGAACCGTCCATCCGCTGGGACGTCGATCATCTCAAACGGCTGACGATTGACGACTATCTGGCTCGCCAACGAATCATGGGCCTGTTGATTATCAAGGATGGCGTGATTCAGGTGGAGCGGTATCAGTATGACCGTCAGCCGTCGCAGCGGTTTCTGTCCAATTCGATGGCCAAGTCGATTACCTCCCTGGCAGTGGGCTTTGCGCTCCAGGAAGGAAAAATCGACTCGCTGGATGATCTCGCCGAACGCTACGCCCCCAAGCTGGCCGGCACGCTGTACGGCGGCACCACGATCCGCAACCTGTTGCGCATGTCGTCGGGGGTGCGCTTCACCGAGAACTACGACGGCCACGACGATCTGGCGCGCTTTGCCCGGGCGGCTCAACGCGAGGGTGCGGAGGCAGCCGCCAGGCTCATCACCGAGCGGGAGGCGCCTCAAGGCACGCGATTCTCTTATTCGAGTGCCGAGACCGATATTCTCGCAACAGTCGTGCATCGCGCCACAGGCATGACGCTCAGCGAATACCTGACGCCGCGCCTGTGGCAGCCCATCGGGGCGGAAAACTCCGCGCTTTGGCGGGCCGATGGTACAGGGATGGAGCGGGCGGCGGGGAACTTCAATGCAACACTACGGGACTATGGGCGCTTGGGCATTGTCCTGGCGAACAACGGTGTCCGCCCGGATGATCCGCAACAGAGGCAGATTGTGCCGAGGGAATATTTGCTGGATAGCACGGATTCGCGGCGAATTCCGGAAGCATTCCGGCCCGGCAAGGCAACTGCCTATTATGGCTATGGTTACCAGTTCTGGATATTCCCCGGCGAGAAACGGCGCTTTGCCCTGCTCGGTGTGTACGGCCAGATGATCCTGATCGATCCCGAATTGAAGCTGGTCATGGTACAGGCGGCGGCGAACGCGACTCCCAAGGCGGGACAGACAACCCTTGCCAAGGATGCGGACGCGTTCTGGCGGGGTGTCGTCCGGCACTACGGAAGCTGGTAA
- a CDS encoding FCD domain-containing protein, producing the protein MATGTQLHAGGRGRVEAVMRRMETALLDGTWPAGARLPAERVLAEQYDVARNTVREAIQRLAARGLLQSRRGAGVYVTDKLRSGIASPWGQLVADHPALRDDILEFRRVLEGATAYFAALRGSDEDRERIRGLMAELERARMADDKQAEAEADTRLHDAIAQASHNTMFLHLHTSVISMLREHITISGTGLREEGEATSALLLLQHRTVCDAICARRPEEARTAMQTHIDFVRTWVESGGGADKGMD; encoded by the coding sequence ATGGCAACAGGGACGCAATTGCACGCAGGCGGGCGCGGACGCGTCGAGGCGGTCATGCGGCGCATGGAAACCGCCTTGCTCGACGGCACCTGGCCCGCGGGCGCACGGTTGCCTGCCGAGCGCGTACTGGCCGAGCAATACGACGTGGCGCGCAATACCGTGCGCGAAGCCATCCAGCGCCTGGCAGCGCGCGGGCTGCTGCAAAGCCGGCGCGGCGCCGGCGTCTACGTGACCGACAAGTTGCGCTCGGGCATCGCCTCGCCGTGGGGCCAGCTGGTGGCCGACCATCCGGCGCTGCGCGATGACATCCTGGAATTCCGCCGCGTGCTGGAAGGCGCCACCGCCTACTTCGCCGCGTTGCGCGGCAGCGATGAAGACCGTGAACGCATCCGTGGCCTGATGGCGGAACTCGAACGCGCGCGCATGGCTGACGACAAGCAGGCCGAGGCGGAGGCCGACACCCGCCTGCACGATGCCATCGCGCAGGCCTCGCACAACACCATGTTCCTGCACCTGCATACCAGCGTCATCAGCATGCTGCGCGAACACATCACCATCAGCGGCACCGGGCTGCGCGAAGAGGGCGAGGCTACTTCAGCGCTCCTGCTGCTGCAGCACCGCACGGTGTGCGACGCCATCTGCGCGCGCCGGCCGGAAGAGGCGCGCACGGCCATGCAGACGCATATCGATTTTGTACGGACGTGGGTGGAGAGCGGAGGCGGGGCGGATAAGGGGATGGATTAG
- a CDS encoding lactate utilization protein C: MTALTARERMLGRLRAAAPATRATTTAEIDGRIDAHYAERAPAANGLEARIASMQAGLEASHAEVWRTTASAWPALLAEKLAHAGVRRLLLDPSQAAGAALKQALPTHVDAIGYDRPIEQWKAELFDTVDAGFTVARSGIAATGTLILAPDAGSPRTVSLVPPLHVALVHASTLHADLHTAARAERWRDGMPTNLVMVSGPSKTSDIQQTLAYGAHGPRQLWVVIVDDSNAGSQA, encoded by the coding sequence ATGACCGCGCTCACCGCACGCGAACGCATGCTGGGCCGGCTGCGCGCCGCCGCGCCGGCAACCCGTGCCACCACCACGGCGGAAATCGATGGCCGCATCGACGCGCACTACGCCGAACGCGCACCCGCTGCAAACGGGCTCGAGGCACGCATTGCGTCGATGCAGGCCGGGCTGGAGGCCTCGCACGCCGAGGTCTGGCGCACCACGGCTTCGGCATGGCCCGCGCTGCTCGCGGAGAAGCTCGCGCATGCCGGCGTGCGGCGCCTGCTGCTGGACCCGTCGCAAGCCGCGGGCGCAGCGCTGAAGCAGGCCTTGCCGACGCACGTCGACGCCATCGGCTATGACCGTCCGATCGAGCAGTGGAAGGCCGAGCTGTTCGATACGGTCGATGCCGGCTTCACGGTCGCGCGCTCCGGCATTGCCGCCACCGGCACGCTGATCCTGGCGCCGGACGCCGGCTCGCCCCGCACGGTGTCGCTGGTGCCGCCGCTGCATGTGGCGCTGGTGCATGCCTCCACGCTGCATGCGGACCTGCACACGGCCGCGCGCGCCGAACGCTGGCGCGATGGCATGCCCACGAACCTGGTGATGGTGTCGGGCCCCTCCAAGACTTCTGATATCCAGCAAACCCTGGCCTACGGCGCGCATGGTCCGCGCCAGCTCTGGGTGGTGATTGTCGATGACAGCAACGCGGGGAGCCAGGCATGA
- a CDS encoding YciI family protein, which produces MTKYLISFPGRAMKVLAEDFAPVGEAAREVVREAKAAGVYVFGGGINEDVAPLMVAADGTVTNETYPQTKEFDGGFCVLQLPSREAAILWAAKIAKACRCSQELREFGYDPES; this is translated from the coding sequence ATGACGAAATACCTTATCTCCTTTCCTGGAAGGGCGATGAAAGTCCTCGCCGAGGACTTTGCCCCCGTGGGCGAAGCTGCGCGCGAGGTCGTGCGCGAGGCGAAGGCTGCAGGCGTGTACGTGTTCGGTGGTGGTATCAATGAGGATGTCGCACCACTCATGGTCGCCGCAGACGGCACGGTCACAAACGAAACCTATCCCCAGACGAAGGAGTTCGACGGCGGCTTCTGTGTCCTGCAGCTCCCATCGCGCGAAGCCGCCATCCTGTGGGCTGCAAAGATCGCAAAAGCTTGCCGCTGCTCGCAGGAACTCCGCGAGTTTGGGTATGACCCCGAGAGCTGA